Below is a window of Fervidobacterium thailandense DNA.
TTATCGAGAGAGGGGGTGTAAACGTGGCTGATTACGTCGAATTGTCGGTGCTGGGGGACGATGTTAAACAGTATGTTGAAACACTCAAACTGAACGAACAAGAACTTGGCTTGTTCCTTTTGGGTATGCTTGTCTCATTCGTTGCTAAGGAACAAGCAAAGAAGGGGGATGGTAAGAAGGTCATACTCGAGAAGATCAACTACTACGGAATGCCACTAACAAAAGTCCTTAGCTTTGCAAACGAGATCTTCGAAAAGCTAATCCAGTACAAGGTTCTAAACTCCTACACTGAGTTAATTCACTCTCTGGCAAAAAGCTACCTTGACAAAAACTTGAAGGATTGGAAACTGACACCTCAAGAAAACGTATACTGGATCAAATCGGGATACGCGTATCAAACAAAGAAGTTTATACTAAGCTCGAACTCAAAAGAAGACTAATCATCTTAAAGGAGGGTGCAAGATTATGGCGGAAGCACTCAAAAGAAACTCCGAAATATTACTCCTTTACGATGCGCTTCTCACTAATCCAAATGGAGACCCCGATGATGAAAACAAACCCCGATACGATTACGACACCCGTAGAAATCTTGTAAGTGACGTGCGACTGAAAAGGTATCTGAGAGATTACTGGTTGAACAAAGGCTATGGTGTTTATGTATCGAAAGAAGAGGGGAAAGCGGTAACAGCTACAAAGAAAGTTGAGGATCTCTTAAAAGATGCAACGAGCAGAGAAGAGTGTGTGCAAAAGGTAACGGAAACGTTTATAGATGTTAGGTACTTCGGCGCTACGATCCCATTGACGAAAAAAATTGCAAACCTGGACTCTATTACGCTTACCGGTGCAGTACAGTTTACATGGGGATATTCCATGCATCCTACAGAAATCCTTCACTCTTCGAGCATCACATCCCAACTTGCAGGTCGGGAATCAGATCATGGAACCATTGGAAAAGATTGGAGAATAAAGTACTCGCTGCTTGCTTTCTACGGAATCATTAGCGCTTGGAGAGCTAAAGAGTTGTTCTTAACCGACGAAGACGTTGAAAGATTTGATGTAGATATCCTCAAGGCTCTCAAACTCATGACCACAACCCGCAGCAAGATAGGGCAAACACCACGTTTGTACATGCGAATTGAATGGAACGACGACGAAACATTCCACGGAGATTTGAGGGACTTGGTGAAGGTTGAAGTATTGAGCCAGCACACACCAGCTTCCATCGAAGACCTCAAAATTGATGTCTCCGAGCTGGGAAGGTTCGTTCATGATCCAAGAGTAAACAAGATAAAGCTCTGGATCGATGAAGAATTTAAAGCTAAAGCTCTTGGAACAGAGAAACTCGAGGGGGATAAGGTATCGATTATAACCATCTGAGGAGATGGTAACAATGCCAAAAGCCTTGGTATTTCAACTTTCAGGTAAAATGGCTCACTTTCGAAAGTTCTACACGAATTCATCTTCTTTGTCGTACTACTTTCCACCAAAAACTGCAGTCAGTGGAATAATAGCAGCAATGCTCGGACTCCAAAGGGATAGTTATTACGACACCTTTTCAGAACCAGCGTGTATAACTGTGGAAATCCTCACCCCACTACGCAAAAAGATCCACGTAGTGAATTATCTGCTGGTAAAACAACCGTCGGACATCAGAGGTACCAGCGGGGGAACACAGGTGCCTTTGGAATTCGTAACAGCTTCAAACTTTCCTGAAAATTTAACTTACAACGTGTACTTCACACATCAGGACACGTCGTTGTACAACCGGTTGAAAGAGACACTACAGAAAGGTTTGTACAAATACCCCGTGTACCTTGGAATAACTGAGCTCCCAGCAAGTGTAGCTTTCTTCGGAGAGTTTGAATTTGAAGAGCGAAATCCATCGGGTACTTTGGAAATTTGCACACCCGTACCCATAGAAAAAGTTGAGAACCTAACCGACTTAATGTTCGAAAACATCAACGTTCACAAAGACAAAATGCCAGTGCACTTTACAACGCAAAGAACACTCAAAAAGGTTACAGACTACATCTTTCGCCCAGACGGTCAACCTATTCGTGTAAAGTTGGT
It encodes the following:
- the cas7b gene encoding type I-B CRISPR-associated protein Cas7/Csh2; translated protein: MAEALKRNSEILLLYDALLTNPNGDPDDENKPRYDYDTRRNLVSDVRLKRYLRDYWLNKGYGVYVSKEEGKAVTATKKVEDLLKDATSREECVQKVTETFIDVRYFGATIPLTKKIANLDSITLTGAVQFTWGYSMHPTEILHSSSITSQLAGRESDHGTIGKDWRIKYSLLAFYGIISAWRAKELFLTDEDVERFDVDILKALKLMTTTRSKIGQTPRLYMRIEWNDDETFHGDLRDLVKVEVLSQHTPASIEDLKIDVSELGRFVHDPRVNKIKLWIDEEFKAKALGTEKLEGDKVSIITI
- the cas5b gene encoding type I-B CRISPR-associated protein Cas5b, yielding MPKALVFQLSGKMAHFRKFYTNSSSLSYYFPPKTAVSGIIAAMLGLQRDSYYDTFSEPACITVEILTPLRKKIHVVNYLLVKQPSDIRGTSGGTQVPLEFVTASNFPENLTYNVYFTHQDTSLYNRLKETLQKGLYKYPVYLGITELPASVAFFGEFEFEERNPSGTLEICTPVPIEKVENLTDLMFENINVHKDKMPVHFTTQRTLKKVTDYIFRPDGQPIRVKLVGPIVHFPELGKNIVWL
- a CDS encoding TM1802 family CRISPR-associated protein, whose amino-acid sequence is IERGGVNVADYVELSVLGDDVKQYVETLKLNEQELGLFLLGMLVSFVAKEQAKKGDGKKVILEKINYYGMPLTKVLSFANEIFEKLIQYKVLNSYTELIHSLAKSYLDKNLKDWKLTPQENVYWIKSGYAYQTKKFILSSNSKED